The following coding sequences lie in one Rutidosis leptorrhynchoides isolate AG116_Rl617_1_P2 chromosome 4, CSIRO_AGI_Rlap_v1, whole genome shotgun sequence genomic window:
- the LOC139841450 gene encoding protein ALP1-like, whose amino-acid sequence MAYGTTPDMFDEYIKIGEKTAALCLDYFCKCVFHLFAREYLRKPTTEDIARLYNFHAQKHGLPGILGSIDCMHWEWKNCPVAWQGQYTRGDKKGPSIMLEAVASQDLWIWHGFFGMAGANNDINVLNASPLFNSIKDGTAPPSPFDVNGHHYDRGYYLGDGIYPDWAMLVKAPHSPIDKPRKKFKRFQESARKDIERAFGVLQGRFAMLKTPARSLDFNKIRRHMYACLVLHNMIQENNGFFIGRREERMIERNLPRRLQRDLRDRDARVKEIRDRQVHRQLEADLNEHVWNLSPYFRTANDEYFRLVNL is encoded by the coding sequence ATGGCGTATGGAACTACACCTGATATGTTTGACGAATACATAAAAATTGGTGAGAAAACTGCTGCTTTATGTTTAGATTATTTTTGCAAATGCGTATTTCATTTGTTTGCGAGAGAGTATTTGAGAAAGCCAACAACCGAAGATATTGCTCGGCTTTATAATTTTCACGCACAAAAACATGGTTTACCCGGTATTCTTGGTAGTATTGATTGTATGCACTGGGAGTGGAAGAATTGTCCTGTTGCGTGGCAAGGACAATATACTAGAGGGGATAAAAAGGGACCATCCATTATGCTTGAAGCAGTCGCATCTCAAGATTTGTGGATATGGCATGGTTTCTTTGGTATGGCAGGTGCAAACAACGACATTAACGTTTTAAATGCCTCACCGTTGTTCAACAGTATAAAGGACGGCACCGCTCCTCCTTCACCATTTGATGTAAATGGACATCACTACGATAGAGGGTATTACCTAGGTGATGGTATATACCCTGATTGGGCTATGTTGGTCAAAGCACCCCATTCTCCTATTGACAAACCGCGAAAAAAATTTAAACGGTTTCAAGAAAGTGCCAGAAAAGATATTGAGCGTGCATTTGGAGTATTACAGGGTAGATTTGCAATGTTGAAAACACCGGCAAGATCTTTGGacttcaacaaaattagaagacatatGTATGCATGTCTCGTATTACATAACATGATTCAAGAAAATAACGGATTTTTTATAGGTAGGAGAGAAGAAAGAATGATAGAAAGGAACCTACCACGACGGTTACAAAGGGATTTGAGGGATCGAGATGCAAGGGTTAAGGAAATAAGAGATAGGCAAGTTCACAGACAGTTAGAAGCAGATTTAAACGAGCACGTTTGGAACTTATCCCCTTACTTTCGTACTGCTAACGATGAGTATTTTCGTTTAGTGAATTTATAA